From a single Lactococcus carnosus genomic region:
- a CDS encoding CopY/TcrY family copper transport repressor has protein sequence MNISDSEMVIMRAIWTLDSASVDQISCKIAASNDWSVATIKTLLGRLVKKEVLTTTKSGRKFIYTPTLSECQAVNLMGQDLLDKVCAKKYANVITNLIDTADLTKESLQEITDALAKKIPACHVSCDCLDKSSECTCDHTNATEKVMETI, from the coding sequence ATGAATATTTCAGATTCAGAAATGGTCATCATGCGTGCCATATGGACATTAGATAGCGCATCTGTTGATCAGATATCATGTAAGATAGCGGCATCAAATGACTGGTCCGTTGCAACGATAAAAACGTTATTAGGTCGTTTGGTAAAAAAAGAAGTTTTGACAACAACAAAATCGGGTCGAAAATTTATTTATACACCGACTTTGTCTGAGTGTCAGGCAGTTAACTTAATGGGACAAGACTTATTAGATAAGGTTTGTGCCAAAAAATATGCTAATGTGATTACAAATTTGATAGATACTGCTGATTTGACTAAGGAAAGCTTACAAGAGATTACGGATGCTTTAGCCAAAAAAATACCGGCATGTCATGTCAGTTGTGACTGTTTAGATAAGTCATCAGAATGCACATGTGATCATACAAATGCGACTGAAAAAGTAATGGAGACGATATGA
- a CDS encoding heavy-metal-associated domain-containing protein — MMEKLTLTIQGMTCKNCVAHVTEALSSVADVKTVKVNLKKGEAIVKGDAPNMDNLKAAVSEAGYQVV; from the coding sequence ATGATGGAAAAACTAACTTTAACGATTCAAGGCATGACCTGTAAAAATTGCGTTGCACATGTGACAGAGGCTTTATCATCTGTTGCAGACGTCAAAACTGTAAAAGTTAATTTGAAAAAGGGTGAGGCGATTGTCAAAGGTGATGCACCAAATATGGATAATCTAAAAGCTGCTGTTTCAGAAGCTGGTTATCAAGTCGTCTAA
- a CDS encoding heavy metal translocating P-type ATPase has product MKTQSFVITGMTCANCVHQVNKALDASDSVLEATVNLATEKAKVVMTDDSDFNEVIQAVRHAGYGAIVDDKANRDKIRLAKLKAEKQLFWSFVFSAILSLPMLIGMMAAIFQVHALMVFHNPLVQLILATPVQFIFGARFYKGTYMALKNKSANMDVLVALGTTVAYVSSLVFGLFLGHMSAVNFESSAVIITLVLLGKNLENRAKKNTSAVIYSLQKNRAQTVHLFQDNQEVEMPVESIRVNQILHVKAGESVPLDIEIISGRASFDESSLTGEAVPVTKRTGDFIAEGAMNLDGLIKGRVIHTLDDSTISQMMDAIEEAQATKPKIQKVADQISSIFVPAVLVIALITFILTLLLTKDISIALLHTTSVLVISCPCALGLATPTAIMVATGLGAKHGILIKDANALEDAKRVETVIFDKTGTITTGKFKLADWSGSDADFNKLASIERYSNHPLAQSLLTDQLLAVTDFKEIAGRGLTAQIDGQVYFAGNADLMQDQGITVASTANTSIFFGTKNQLLGVATFSSEVKPDAAATIANLHKLGIQTMMLTGDNAESAAVINEQVKVGSVIAHATPAKKAQVVTDTKQAMMVGDGINDSVALSSALVGVAMGSGSDIAMQSGDVVVVSEHALEKITSLIRLSKKTVNKIHQNYFWAFIYNVIGIPLAAFGLLNPIFAGLAMSLSSVSVIVSSLLLGREKI; this is encoded by the coding sequence ATGAAAACACAATCTTTTGTGATCACGGGGATGACTTGTGCTAACTGTGTGCATCAAGTCAATAAAGCACTGGATGCATCTGATAGCGTCTTAGAAGCAACAGTGAATTTGGCTACAGAAAAAGCCAAGGTTGTCATGACAGATGATAGCGACTTTAACGAGGTAATTCAGGCAGTTCGTCATGCAGGGTATGGGGCCATTGTTGATGATAAAGCAAATCGTGACAAGATTCGACTGGCCAAACTGAAAGCAGAAAAGCAGCTTTTTTGGTCTTTTGTTTTCTCAGCCATCTTATCTCTTCCGATGCTGATTGGGATGATGGCTGCAATCTTCCAAGTCCATGCTTTGATGGTCTTTCATAATCCTTTAGTTCAGCTAATACTTGCCACACCTGTTCAGTTTATTTTTGGTGCTAGATTCTACAAAGGTACTTACATGGCACTTAAAAATAAGTCGGCCAATATGGATGTGCTGGTCGCGCTCGGGACAACCGTCGCCTATGTATCCAGCTTAGTCTTTGGCCTGTTCTTAGGGCATATGTCAGCGGTCAATTTTGAATCTTCAGCGGTGATTATCACCCTCGTTTTATTAGGGAAAAATCTCGAAAATCGCGCGAAAAAAAATACATCTGCTGTCATCTATAGTTTACAAAAAAATCGTGCGCAAACCGTCCATCTTTTCCAAGATAATCAAGAAGTTGAGATGCCCGTTGAGTCTATTCGTGTGAATCAGATTTTACACGTTAAGGCTGGAGAGAGTGTCCCACTAGACATAGAGATTATATCCGGTAGGGCAAGTTTTGATGAATCGTCCTTAACAGGTGAAGCCGTTCCTGTTACGAAACGGACAGGAGATTTTATAGCCGAAGGTGCTATGAATTTGGATGGCTTAATTAAAGGACGTGTAATCCATACATTAGATGACTCGACTATCTCACAGATGATGGATGCCATAGAAGAGGCACAGGCAACTAAACCCAAGATTCAAAAGGTAGCGGATCAAATTTCTAGTATTTTTGTACCAGCGGTCTTAGTTATTGCCTTGATTACCTTTATTTTGACACTGCTGCTTACAAAAGATATCAGTATAGCGCTGTTACATACGACGAGTGTACTGGTTATCTCGTGTCCTTGTGCCCTAGGCCTTGCGACACCGACTGCGATTATGGTCGCGACAGGTTTAGGTGCTAAGCATGGTATACTAATAAAGGACGCAAATGCGCTTGAAGATGCGAAACGTGTCGAAACGGTTATCTTTGATAAAACAGGTACAATTACGACGGGTAAGTTTAAGCTGGCTGATTGGTCTGGTTCTGATGCAGACTTTAATAAGTTAGCCAGTATCGAAAGGTATTCGAATCACCCACTGGCTCAGTCTTTGCTCACAGATCAATTGCTAGCAGTGACAGACTTCAAGGAGATAGCTGGTCGTGGTCTAACTGCTCAAATCGATGGTCAAGTCTATTTTGCAGGCAATGCCGATTTGATGCAGGATCAGGGTATTACCGTTGCCTCAACAGCAAATACCAGTATCTTTTTTGGCACAAAAAATCAGTTACTGGGTGTTGCGACCTTTTCATCTGAGGTTAAACCAGATGCAGCAGCGACGATTGCTAATCTGCATAAATTAGGTATCCAAACGATGATGCTTACTGGAGATAATGCTGAATCTGCTGCAGTAATCAATGAGCAGGTTAAGGTTGGTAGCGTGATTGCCCATGCGACACCTGCTAAAAAGGCCCAAGTCGTAACGGATACTAAGCAGGCCATGATGGTAGGGGATGGGATTAATGACTCAGTTGCCCTATCCAGTGCCTTAGTTGGTGTCGCCATGGGATCAGGCAGTGATATTGCCATGCAATCAGGTGATGTTGTGGTAGTATCAGAACATGCGTTAGAAAAAATTACCTCACTGATCAGGTTGTCTAAAAAAACAGTCAACAAAATACATCAAAACTATTTTTGGGCATTTATATACAATGTCATCGGCATTCCATTAGCAGCATTCGGCTTACTTAATCCGATTTTTGCTGGACTTGCCATGAGTTTATCTAGTGTGAGTGTTATTGTCAGCTCACTCTTATTAGGCAGAGAAAAAATTTGA
- a CDS encoding MarR family winged helix-turn-helix transcriptional regulator: MLTDDILNNLSKISRHPFFMFKRKLDERGDNGTQMLDLLASEKDVTAGRIAEVLDIKPSSVTQMIKKLEMAGIVERMKSEKDARVTYVNLTSVGQEMYAAREKMSGGLNSELFKAFSQEELVAFNESVEKLASQLASAAFQDKLNQEFGNDERWKIFEKINSRMGQARGRMMREFDQHQTEFGFQQPFWDEDEMRGQTDRRRGDRLNHNRQGRRDTRF; encoded by the coding sequence ATGTTAACAGATGATATTTTAAATAATCTAAGCAAGATTTCCAGGCACCCATTCTTTATGTTTAAAAGAAAATTAGACGAACGTGGTGATAATGGGACACAGATGTTAGACCTACTGGCTAGTGAAAAAGACGTAACTGCAGGCAGAATTGCAGAAGTACTTGATATTAAACCAAGTTCGGTCACACAGATGATCAAGAAATTGGAAATGGCTGGGATAGTTGAGAGAATGAAATCAGAAAAGGATGCGCGTGTCACCTATGTCAACTTAACTTCAGTGGGACAAGAGATGTATGCAGCGCGTGAAAAAATGTCAGGTGGCTTAAACTCAGAATTATTTAAAGCGTTCAGCCAAGAAGAACTTGTTGCTTTTAACGAGAGTGTCGAAAAGTTAGCTAGTCAATTAGCGAGTGCAGCATTTCAGGATAAACTGAATCAAGAATTTGGTAATGATGAACGCTGGAAAATTTTTGAGAAAATTAATTCACGTATGGGGCAAGCGCGTGGTCGAATGATGCGTGAATTTGATCAGCATCAAACAGAATTTGGCTTTCAACAGCCATTTTGGGATGAAGATGAAATGCGTGGACAAACAGATAGACGTCGTGGAGACAGGCTTAATCATAATCGTCAAGGTAGAAGAGATACCAGATTTTAA
- a CDS encoding ABC transporter ATP-binding protein, translated as MNPNNVRADGTKFSFKSFLGLINQAKPKYIYLIIGILFASISSAITVYVPKLAQSLINQFSQGIDYALLIKVVILFVLSAIISALGGTILGIFGEQVIANLRKNLWSKLTTLSVTYYDTAKSGEVASRLVNDTSQVKQLLANVFPQTFAAVITLVGSVYMMFRMEWHMTLAMVIVVPLAMLLMIPVFKFGSVIGHQRQDALSEFSGIATETLSEIRLVKTSNAEQQVQKRANTEVQKLFKVGKKEALFDAIMQPFMMMVMMSMIFGLLAYGMHRIATGAMQIGTLMSFLMYLFNMIGALPMLAQLFTEMAKAAGSTKRVSELLEQIPEDFTSGEAVDLSGKTLVASHVDFAYDTDNQILRDVSFEAKSGQVIAFAGPSGGGKSTVFSLLERFYTPTNGQIKIDGQEISDFNLTDYRKQIGFVSQDSAIMAGTIRDNLTYGLDMVFTDDDLWHVLSLAYAKDFVAEMPDQLMTDVGERGVKISGGQRQRLAIARAFLRDPKILMLDEATASLDSESEMMVQAALANLMRGRTTLVIAHRLATIVDSDKIYFIEKGEVTGAGSHDELVNSHPKYAEYVKEQILN; from the coding sequence ATGAATCCTAATAATGTACGTGCGGACGGGACAAAATTTAGTTTTAAAAGCTTTCTTGGTCTGATAAATCAAGCAAAACCTAAATATATCTACTTAATTATCGGTATTCTATTCGCTAGTATTTCTAGTGCGATTACGGTCTATGTCCCAAAACTCGCACAAAGTTTGATAAACCAGTTTAGCCAGGGCATCGATTATGCGTTACTTATAAAAGTCGTGATTTTATTCGTTCTATCTGCGATTATTTCGGCTCTTGGTGGGACGATACTGGGGATTTTTGGAGAGCAAGTGATTGCTAATCTAAGAAAAAATCTTTGGTCAAAACTAACGACATTAAGCGTGACTTATTACGATACTGCTAAATCCGGTGAGGTGGCTAGCCGTTTAGTCAACGATACCAGTCAAGTAAAACAGCTGCTTGCCAACGTCTTTCCACAGACATTTGCTGCCGTCATTACACTCGTTGGCTCAGTCTATATGATGTTTAGGATGGAATGGCACATGACACTTGCCATGGTCATCGTCGTGCCACTAGCAATGCTTCTCATGATACCCGTTTTTAAGTTTGGCTCTGTCATTGGTCATCAAAGGCAAGATGCCCTATCTGAATTCAGTGGGATTGCAACGGAAACACTGTCAGAAATACGGTTAGTTAAAACATCTAATGCCGAACAACAAGTACAGAAGCGTGCGAATACAGAAGTCCAAAAACTCTTTAAAGTTGGTAAAAAAGAAGCCCTATTTGATGCCATCATGCAACCCTTTATGATGATGGTCATGATGTCTATGATTTTTGGGCTACTTGCTTATGGCATGCATCGTATCGCTACAGGTGCGATGCAAATCGGCACGCTCATGAGTTTTCTAATGTATCTATTCAATATGATTGGTGCGTTACCAATGCTGGCACAACTATTTACTGAAATGGCAAAAGCAGCTGGATCTACCAAGCGTGTATCAGAATTACTTGAACAAATACCGGAAGATTTTACGAGTGGTGAAGCAGTTGATTTGTCGGGTAAAACTTTAGTTGCATCTCATGTTGATTTTGCATATGATACAGACAATCAAATTTTACGAGATGTGTCATTTGAAGCGAAATCGGGGCAAGTGATTGCCTTTGCAGGTCCTTCAGGGGGTGGTAAATCAACTGTTTTCAGTTTGTTGGAGCGGTTCTATACGCCGACAAATGGTCAGATTAAGATTGATGGGCAAGAGATTTCTGACTTCAATCTGACAGATTATCGAAAACAGATTGGGTTTGTGTCTCAAGATTCTGCGATTATGGCGGGAACAATTCGAGATAATTTGACCTATGGGTTAGATATGGTGTTCACAGATGATGACTTATGGCATGTCCTCAGCTTAGCTTATGCTAAAGACTTTGTAGCAGAAATGCCTGATCAATTAATGACGGACGTTGGGGAACGTGGTGTTAAGATATCAGGTGGACAACGACAACGCCTAGCAATCGCAAGAGCCTTTCTTCGAGATCCTAAGATTTTAATGCTGGATGAGGCAACAGCAAGTCTTGATTCTGAATCTGAAATGATGGTACAAGCCGCGTTAGCAAATCTGATGCGTGGTCGAACGACACTCGTGATTGCGCACAGACTCGCTACGATTGTTGATTCAGATAAAATTTACTTTATTGAAAAGGGAGAAGTGACCGGAGCAGGGTCACATGATGAGCTTGTGAACAGCCACCCTAAATATGCTGAATACGTGAAGGAACAAATTCTAAATTAA
- a CDS encoding FtsW/RodA/SpoVE family cell cycle protein: MKKQKLTFDSRIDYALILPVFLLNLIGLLVLYIATNHDYPHRLAKVMTQQITWGVAGVILAFIVMHFNAKMLWKFTPVLYGLGLVLMALPLKFFDPLTVAATGAKNWVYLGGSNLFQPSEFMKISYILLMARVVVAFQNRLKDRLFKDDFKLILYMFLVTLPVMILLGAQKDFGTALVFMAVFAGMVIVSGISWRIILPVVGLVALIGGGIIFLTTFDGGRDFLKSAGMGNYQILRIDAWLDPFANAQGSTYQQAQGLVAIGTGGLVGQGFNVVNVSVPVRESDMIFTVIGENFGFIGSSFVILLYFIFIYRMIRVTIRANNQFYIYVSTGITMMILFHVFENIGANIGVLPLTGIPLPFISQGGSSLIGNLIGLGLVLSMTYNHIPVFPHDNSHYMPIRTKRSRTDNAVL, from the coding sequence ATGAAAAAACAAAAATTAACGTTTGATAGTCGCATTGACTATGCACTCATACTCCCTGTATTTCTGCTCAATTTGATTGGCTTACTTGTCTTATATATAGCGACCAACCATGATTATCCACATCGTCTTGCTAAAGTGATGACACAGCAAATCACATGGGGCGTTGCGGGTGTGATCCTAGCTTTTATTGTCATGCATTTTAATGCGAAAATGCTTTGGAAATTTACCCCAGTATTATATGGCTTAGGCCTAGTTTTGATGGCTTTACCGCTTAAATTTTTTGACCCGTTGACCGTTGCAGCAACAGGCGCAAAAAACTGGGTCTATTTAGGTGGATCAAATCTGTTTCAACCCTCTGAATTTATGAAAATCTCTTATATTCTGCTAATGGCACGTGTTGTTGTTGCCTTTCAGAATCGCCTCAAAGATAGACTGTTCAAAGATGACTTTAAACTGATTCTCTATATGTTTTTAGTTACCTTGCCTGTCATGATATTGTTAGGTGCACAAAAAGATTTCGGGACAGCGCTCGTATTTATGGCTGTGTTTGCAGGAATGGTTATCGTCTCTGGTATTTCGTGGCGTATTATACTACCTGTTGTTGGGCTGGTTGCACTTATTGGTGGTGGGATTATCTTCCTGACTACTTTTGATGGCGGTCGAGACTTCTTGAAGTCTGCAGGAATGGGTAACTATCAGATTTTAAGAATAGATGCTTGGCTTGATCCCTTTGCCAATGCCCAAGGGTCTACCTACCAACAAGCACAGGGATTGGTTGCTATTGGGACAGGAGGCCTAGTAGGGCAAGGATTTAATGTTGTCAATGTTAGTGTGCCAGTGCGTGAATCCGATATGATTTTCACCGTTATTGGAGAAAATTTTGGCTTCATCGGCTCTTCATTTGTCATTTTACTTTATTTTATTTTTATCTACCGAATGATTAGAGTAACCATTCGTGCTAATAATCAATTTTATATTTATGTGTCAACAGGCATCACGATGATGATTTTATTTCATGTCTTTGAAAATATTGGTGCCAATATCGGTGTCTTACCTTTAACAGGTATCCCACTCCCTTTTATCTCACAAGGGGGTAGCTCGCTGATTGGGAATTTAATTGGTCTTGGTTTAGTCTTATCGATGACCTATAATCATATCCCAGTATTTCCTCATGATAACAGTCATTACATGCCGATTAGGACTAAGCGTTCTAGAACAGATAATGCTGTATTATAA
- a CDS encoding PTS sugar transporter subunit IIB, producing the protein MTTIVKLFCSAGMSTSLFAQKMQKEAEARGLDFDVKAYGLAEVDTEGPKADVIMIGPQARYMLNEVAGKFPNTPVKDIPMQMYGLMQGDKGLDMAIELLG; encoded by the coding sequence ATGACAACAATCGTAAAATTATTTTGTTCTGCCGGCATGTCAACATCCCTTTTTGCTCAAAAAATGCAAAAAGAAGCTGAAGCACGTGGTCTCGATTTTGATGTAAAAGCTTATGGCCTTGCTGAAGTTGATACAGAGGGACCAAAAGCGGATGTGATCATGATTGGCCCACAAGCACGTTATATGCTGAATGAGGTTGCTGGTAAATTCCCAAATACACCTGTTAAAGATATCCCAATGCAAATGTATGGGTTGATGCAAGGTGACAAAGGCCTTGACATGGCAATTGAATTACTAGGTTAA
- the abc-f gene encoding ribosomal protection-like ABC-F family protein codes for MITLKDVRFGYAEKNIFENLSVTFDSSWKLALVGRNGRGKTTLMKLLLGDLPFSGQIHSDKLFAYFPQQVIDKSLLTKFVLDELYRFEDWQIQRELNLLGLSEATLWRPFETLSGGEQTKVLLAGLFLDTDHFALIDEPTTHLDQASRDLIAKYLQGKKTGYMVTSHDRQFLNLVSDHQLAIERNTITLLAATYATYEAEKALRDQFEWSQNDKLKSEIGRLKQTARDKAAWSDHREQDKSGKPGQKGSGAVFDKGFIGARAARKMKQSKVLAHRMGKEILEKEKLLKNIEKVDLLAMAYQPTHRKVLLDEANLAVSFDDSPLFLPVDLIQHAGQVTAITGENGVGKSQLIKQLVEVAQDKGLAISYVRQLYADNKGNLADFADRHHLEYTSFLNNLRKLGMARHVFNQKIEEMSLGQQKKVELAKSLSQTAELFIWDEPLNYLDVFNQHQIEVVINQVKPALIIVEHDATFIHHIADQVITLLPNKKGNSK; via the coding sequence TTGATTACATTAAAAGACGTAAGGTTCGGTTATGCCGAAAAAAATATTTTTGAGAACCTATCAGTCACGTTTGATAGCAGCTGGAAACTAGCCTTAGTTGGCAGAAATGGTCGTGGTAAAACAACGCTCATGAAACTCTTGTTAGGGGACTTGCCATTTTCGGGACAGATTCACTCGGATAAGCTGTTTGCTTATTTTCCTCAGCAAGTAATTGACAAGTCGTTATTGACCAAATTTGTCTTAGACGAGCTTTATCGTTTTGAGGATTGGCAAATACAGCGAGAATTAAATTTGCTTGGTTTGTCAGAAGCGACCTTGTGGCGACCATTTGAAACCTTATCAGGAGGTGAACAGACAAAAGTGCTACTGGCAGGTCTATTTTTAGATACTGATCATTTTGCTTTAATTGATGAACCAACAACACATTTAGACCAAGCTAGTCGTGACCTTATTGCCAAGTATTTACAGGGTAAAAAAACGGGTTATATGGTGACAAGTCATGACCGTCAATTTTTAAATCTAGTGAGTGATCACCAGCTTGCCATTGAGAGAAATACCATTACCTTGCTTGCGGCAACTTATGCGACCTATGAAGCTGAGAAGGCATTACGTGATCAGTTTGAGTGGTCACAAAATGATAAACTTAAGTCAGAGATTGGCCGCTTAAAACAGACAGCTCGAGATAAGGCAGCCTGGTCAGATCATCGTGAACAGGACAAATCTGGAAAACCGGGTCAAAAAGGAAGTGGGGCAGTCTTTGATAAGGGCTTTATCGGGGCTAGAGCAGCACGTAAAATGAAGCAATCAAAGGTGCTCGCGCACCGGATGGGTAAGGAAATCCTTGAAAAGGAGAAGTTGCTGAAGAATATAGAGAAAGTTGACTTACTTGCCATGGCTTATCAGCCGACGCATCGTAAAGTTTTACTGGATGAAGCAAACTTGGCAGTCTCTTTTGATGACTCTCCTTTATTTTTACCAGTTGACTTGATACAGCATGCTGGCCAAGTCACAGCAATTACAGGTGAAAATGGGGTTGGTAAGTCCCAACTGATAAAACAACTCGTTGAGGTGGCACAAGATAAAGGCTTAGCCATCTCCTATGTGCGACAACTATATGCTGATAATAAAGGTAATTTAGCCGACTTTGCTGACAGGCATCATTTAGAGTACACAAGCTTTCTTAACAATCTTCGGAAGTTAGGGATGGCACGTCATGTCTTTAATCAAAAAATTGAGGAGATGTCACTAGGCCAACAAAAAAAGGTAGAACTGGCTAAATCTTTATCTCAAACAGCTGAATTGTTTATTTGGGATGAACCACTTAACTATTTAGATGTGTTCAACCAGCATCAAATTGAAGTTGTCATCAATCAAGTTAAACCAGCCTTGATCATTGTTGAACATGATGCCACATTTATTCATCATATTGCAGATCAGGTTATCACGCTTTTGCCAAACAAAAAAGGCAATAGTAAGTGA
- a CDS encoding DMT family transporter — MKNIQSHVFKGTIYAILAGVFWAFSGIFGQLFFQAYADNAMWITSFRLLVAGVILLVVSYLSKPNTFFDILKDKKNIPELISYAIFGVLMLQLSFYASIQVSSAATATVLQFTSPVFLLLYLVIFKHQKLNLKVVVLVIVAMLGIFLLTTHGNLATMTITPLGLGLGLLSAIAVGTCAIIPKRLLQTYDVLNVTGWGMTIAGVVMNIVHPVWVIDFKLTPKSFLLALGVAVIGTAIAFMFNMSAIKYISPVVASVCSAMEPILASVFSIFLFGMSFDFLTGLSMLAVLISVIMLSLEEGKI, encoded by the coding sequence ATGAAAAATATTCAGTCTCATGTGTTTAAGGGCACGATATATGCCATATTAGCAGGTGTTTTTTGGGCTTTTTCTGGTATATTTGGTCAACTCTTTTTTCAAGCATACGCTGATAATGCCATGTGGATCACATCGTTTAGGCTGTTAGTAGCGGGAGTTATCCTATTAGTGGTCTCCTATCTGAGTAAACCGAATACCTTTTTCGATATCCTGAAAGATAAAAAAAATATCCCAGAATTGATCAGTTATGCCATATTTGGTGTCCTCATGCTACAATTATCTTTTTATGCGAGCATTCAAGTATCAAGTGCGGCAACGGCAACTGTCCTACAATTTACCTCTCCAGTTTTTTTGTTACTATATTTGGTGATTTTCAAACATCAAAAATTAAATCTGAAGGTAGTTGTGTTGGTGATTGTCGCCATGCTCGGTATTTTCTTACTCACGACACATGGCAACCTTGCAACGATGACGATCACGCCTTTAGGCTTAGGTTTAGGCCTGCTTTCAGCAATAGCAGTCGGAACATGTGCGATTATTCCTAAACGCTTGCTACAGACATACGATGTCCTAAATGTAACGGGATGGGGGATGACGATAGCAGGGGTGGTCATGAATATCGTACATCCGGTTTGGGTGATTGATTTTAAACTGACACCAAAGAGTTTCTTATTAGCGCTCGGTGTTGCAGTCATTGGGACAGCAATTGCCTTTATGTTTAATATGAGCGCAATCAAATATATTTCACCTGTGGTAGCATCAGTTTGTTCAGCCATGGAGCCTATTTTAGCATCAGTATTCAGTATCTTTTTATTTGGTATGTCATTTGATTTTCTGACTGGCCTATCAATGCTTGCTGTCTTAATCAGTGTCATCATGCTTTCATTAGAAGAAGGAAAAATATGA
- a CDS encoding HAD-IA family hydrolase, with translation MSYTDYIWDLGGTLLDNYQTSALAFQHVLRADFNVDVGFEAIYDALKVSTEFAVTQFAADLPEFIQLYKTREVADLRSPILFPGAIAVLDAIVKQGHRNFMISHRDDHVIEILKAANISQYFTEVVTASNGFDRKPSPQSIQYLLDKYELTQAVMIGDRNIDMLAGEAAHIDTIYFNTVDDQTKVTHKITCLTDILSL, from the coding sequence ATGAGTTATACAGATTATATCTGGGATTTGGGTGGGACACTACTCGATAATTATCAAACGTCAGCCTTAGCTTTTCAACATGTCTTACGAGCCGATTTTAATGTTGACGTGGGGTTTGAAGCCATCTATGATGCACTCAAAGTATCAACAGAGTTTGCAGTTACGCAATTTGCAGCTGACCTACCGGAGTTTATCCAGCTATATAAGACAAGAGAAGTAGCAGATTTGCGTTCGCCAATCTTATTTCCAGGTGCTATAGCAGTACTTGATGCAATCGTCAAACAGGGGCACAGAAATTTTATGATTTCTCATCGAGACGACCATGTGATTGAGATTCTTAAAGCAGCGAATATCTCTCAGTACTTTACAGAAGTTGTGACTGCTAGTAATGGCTTCGACAGAAAACCCAGCCCGCAATCTATTCAATACTTACTAGATAAATATGAGCTTACACAGGCTGTGATGATCGGGGATAGAAATATTGATATGTTGGCCGGTGAAGCCGCTCATATTGATACCATCTATTTTAATACAGTTGATGATCAAACAAAGGTCACACATAAAATAACCTGTTTGACTGATATACTCAGCTTATAA